One genomic segment of Luteimonas galliterrae includes these proteins:
- a CDS encoding succinate dehydrogenase iron-sulfur subunit, which translates to MAEFTLPKNSKVQKGKHFAAPSAKQPRTFKVYRWSPDDDANPRTDTYEVDLEACGPMVLDALIKIKNEIDPTLTFRRSCREGICGSCAMNIDGTNTLACTKAIADCGKSEVPIYPLPHMEVVKDLVPDLTHFYAQYASIQPWIRTQSAPPPDRERLQSKEDRAKLDGLYECILCACCSTSCPSYWWNGDRYLGPAILLQAYRWIIDSRDEDTGARLDDLEDPFKLYRCHTIMNCARTCPKGLNPAKAIGEIKQLMLARRG; encoded by the coding sequence ATGGCTGAATTCACTCTTCCCAAGAACTCGAAGGTCCAGAAGGGCAAGCATTTCGCCGCCCCCAGCGCGAAACAGCCACGTACTTTCAAGGTGTACCGCTGGAGCCCGGACGACGACGCCAATCCGCGCACCGATACTTACGAGGTCGACCTCGAGGCGTGCGGCCCGATGGTTCTGGACGCGTTGATCAAGATCAAGAACGAGATCGATCCGACGCTCACGTTCCGCCGTTCCTGTCGGGAAGGCATCTGCGGCAGCTGCGCGATGAACATCGACGGCACCAATACGCTGGCCTGCACCAAGGCCATTGCGGACTGCGGCAAGAGCGAAGTGCCGATCTATCCGCTGCCGCACATGGAAGTGGTCAAGGACCTGGTGCCGGACCTGACCCATTTCTACGCGCAGTACGCCTCGATCCAACCGTGGATCCGCACCCAGAGCGCGCCGCCACCGGACCGCGAGCGCCTGCAGTCCAAGGAAGACCGCGCCAAGCTCGACGGCCTGTACGAATGCATCCTGTGCGCCTGCTGCAGCACCAGCTGCCCGAGCTACTGGTGGAACGGCGACCGTTACCTGGGCCCGGCTATCCTGCTGCAGGCCTACCGCTGGATCATCGACAGCCGCGACGAAGACACCGGCGCGCGCCTGGACGACCTCGAGGATCCGTTCAAGCTCTATCGCTGCCACACGATCATGAATTGCGCGCGCACCTGCCCGAAAGGCTTGAACCCGGCCAAGGCGATCGGCGAGATCAAGCAGCTGATGCTGGCGCGCAGGGGCTGA
- a CDS encoding MAPEG family protein has translation MPSTTPSIVVFYPAFALVALTFLVWCRLYIVRIGQMRRERIHPQTVATSAQAAAKLTDSRAADNFRNLFELPVLFYMALAIAALTDSATPVLMALAWAFVALRFAHSAIHCGYNKVMHRFMAYMAGAAVLWLLWAYLAFLLLS, from the coding sequence ATGCCGAGCACGACGCCGAGCATCGTGGTCTTCTATCCGGCGTTCGCGCTGGTGGCGCTGACGTTCTTGGTGTGGTGCCGCTTGTACATCGTCCGCATCGGACAGATGAGGCGCGAGCGCATCCACCCGCAAACGGTGGCGACGTCCGCGCAAGCGGCCGCAAAACTTACTGATAGCCGTGCAGCGGACAACTTCCGGAATCTTTTCGAGCTGCCGGTGCTGTTCTACATGGCGCTCGCGATCGCGGCGCTGACGGACTCGGCGACCCCGGTGTTGATGGCGTTGGCTTGGGCGTTCGTGGCGCTGCGTTTTGCGCACAGCGCCATCCACTGCGGCTACAACAAGGTCATGCACCGTTTCATGGCGTATATGGCCGGCGCCGCCGTGCTTTGGCTGCTGTGGGCGTACTTGGCGTTTCTGCTGTTGTCGTGA
- a CDS encoding succinate dehydrogenase assembly factor 2 → MSDEAELKRLRWRCRRGMRELDQLMLRYLDQAWTQDSDAQRGVFLKLLDGEDDKLWRWFMGYDVPEDGQIAALVERIRQLPP, encoded by the coding sequence GTGAGCGACGAGGCGGAACTCAAACGCCTGCGCTGGCGCTGTCGCCGCGGCATGCGCGAGCTCGACCAGTTGATGCTGCGCTATCTCGACCAGGCGTGGACGCAGGATTCCGACGCGCAACGCGGGGTTTTCCTAAAGCTGCTGGACGGCGAGGACGATAAGCTCTGGCGCTGGTTCATGGGCTACGACGTCCCCGAAGATGGGCAAATCGCCGCGCTGGTCGAACGCATCCGCCAGTTGCCGCCTTGA
- a CDS encoding lipoprotein-releasing ABC transporter permease subunit: MFKPIPVAIGLRYLRAKRRNGFISFISLASILGIALGVAALITTLAVMSGFQREIRDRMLQMAAHATVAADDGDVMADWPLAVRSAMQDKRVAGAAPYVETWGLLTGVRREPAILRGVLPAEEGKVSVLADKMVQGKLDQLSPGSFNIVLGKELAIWLGAGVGDKVTVMTDMRATPMGAIPQLKRFTVSGIFEAGYQEYDRNLAVINLQDAQKLARIGDGVTGVRLKLHDMNLSWDVARDLAIRLHGGYRVSDWSSENANMFRALKLEKTMMAILLSLIIAMGAFNLVSSQVMLVTDKQADIAILRTLGLAPKGVMQIFMVQGTLIGVIGTFIGVVGGILLTLNLEHILRAIEQVFSVQLMPEDVYYITGLPTELQASDVVAIAIVALVMSFLATIYPAWRASRTAPAEALRYE, encoded by the coding sequence ATGTTCAAACCCATCCCCGTCGCCATCGGCCTGCGCTACCTGCGCGCCAAACGCCGCAACGGCTTCATCTCCTTCATTTCGCTGGCCTCGATCCTGGGCATCGCGCTGGGCGTGGCCGCACTGATCACCACGCTGGCCGTGATGAGCGGTTTCCAGCGGGAAATCCGCGACCGCATGCTGCAGATGGCCGCGCACGCCACGGTCGCCGCCGACGATGGCGACGTGATGGCCGACTGGCCGTTGGCGGTCCGCTCGGCCATGCAGGACAAACGCGTCGCAGGCGCCGCGCCTTATGTCGAAACCTGGGGCCTGTTGACCGGCGTGCGGCGCGAGCCCGCCATCCTGCGCGGCGTGCTGCCGGCAGAGGAGGGCAAAGTGTCCGTGCTGGCCGACAAGATGGTCCAGGGCAAGCTGGACCAGTTGTCGCCGGGCAGCTTCAACATCGTGCTGGGCAAGGAACTGGCGATCTGGCTCGGCGCCGGCGTCGGCGACAAGGTCACGGTGATGACCGACATGCGCGCCACGCCGATGGGCGCCATTCCGCAGCTGAAACGCTTCACCGTCAGCGGCATCTTCGAGGCCGGCTACCAGGAATACGACCGCAACCTGGCGGTGATCAACCTGCAGGACGCGCAGAAGCTGGCGCGCATCGGCGACGGCGTCACCGGCGTGCGCCTGAAGCTGCACGACATGAACCTGTCGTGGGACGTGGCCCGGGACCTGGCGATACGGCTGCACGGCGGCTACCGCGTCAGCGACTGGAGCAGCGAGAACGCCAACATGTTCCGCGCGCTGAAGCTGGAGAAGACGATGATGGCGATCCTGCTGTCGCTGATCATCGCGATGGGCGCATTCAACCTCGTCTCCTCGCAGGTGATGCTGGTCACCGACAAGCAGGCCGACATCGCCATCCTGCGTACCTTGGGCCTGGCGCCGAAGGGCGTGATGCAGATATTCATGGTGCAGGGCACGCTGATCGGCGTGATCGGCACTTTCATCGGCGTGGTCGGCGGCATTTTGCTGACGCTGAACCTGGAGCACATCCTGCGCGCCATCGAGCAGGTGTTCAGCGTGCAATTGATGCCCGAAGACGTGTACTACATCACCGGCCTGCCGACCGAGCTGCAGGCCAGCGACGTGGTCGCGATCGCGATCGTGGCGTTGGTCATGAGCTTCCTGGCCACGATCTACCCGGCCTGGCGCGCGTCGCGCACGGCGCCGGCGGAGGCGCTGCGCTATGAGTGA
- the lolD gene encoding lipoprotein-releasing ABC transporter ATP-binding protein LolD, translating to MSERMQVLHADGLAKTYAEGKLRTPVFDGLHLEVTAGETVAIVGASGAGKSTLLHLLGGLDTPTAGEVYVAGQKMSALSDAARGALRNKALGFIYQFHHLLPEFTALENVMLPVLLNGTTVPDASSRARTLLESVGLGHRLEHKPGELSGGERQRAAVARALVNRPACVLGDEPTGNLDEKTAAHVFELMLELNREQKTSLVMVTHDRRLARRLDRVLELHEGKLRELAPEEV from the coding sequence ATGAGTGAGCGGATGCAGGTATTGCACGCCGACGGCCTGGCCAAGACCTATGCCGAGGGCAAGCTGCGCACCCCGGTGTTCGACGGGTTGCATCTGGAGGTGACGGCGGGCGAGACCGTTGCCATCGTCGGCGCGTCTGGCGCCGGCAAGAGCACGCTGCTGCATCTGCTGGGCGGGCTGGATACGCCGACCGCGGGCGAAGTCTATGTCGCCGGGCAGAAGATGTCCGCCCTGTCCGATGCGGCGCGCGGCGCGTTGCGCAACAAGGCGCTGGGCTTCATCTATCAATTCCATCATCTGTTACCGGAATTCACGGCGCTGGAAAACGTGATGCTGCCGGTGCTGCTCAACGGCACCACGGTGCCGGATGCGTCGTCGCGCGCGAGGACGCTGCTGGAATCGGTCGGCTTAGGGCATCGCTTGGAGCACAAGCCGGGCGAACTGTCCGGCGGCGAGCGCCAGCGCGCCGCGGTCGCGCGCGCGCTGGTCAACCGGCCCGCCTGCGTGCTCGGCGACGAACCCACCGGCAACCTGGACGAAAAAACCGCCGCGCACGTCTTCGAGCTGATGCTGGAACTCAACCGCGAGCAGAAGACCAGCCTGGTCATGGTCACCCACGACCGCCGCCTGGCGCGGCGGCTCGACCGGGTGCTGGAACTGCACGAAGGCAAGCTGCGCGAGCTGGCGCCGGAAGAAGTCTGA
- a CDS encoding rhodanese-like domain-containing protein, with protein sequence MKKPIVPTLLLAFAGVAQAQEIPNRLIDYDGFAGQVAHVGEIRQRHRLTEDEFIRMANEPGTVVLDARSAEKYAQLHIKGARNLSLPDITADELASILPDKSTRVLIYCNNNFLNAPGAFPSKAVTASLNIYTYNVLHSYGYENVYELGPLFDIHQAKIVFEGTDVGRQ encoded by the coding sequence ATGAAAAAGCCGATAGTGCCGACACTGCTGCTGGCGTTCGCCGGCGTCGCCCAGGCCCAGGAAATCCCCAATCGCCTGATCGATTACGACGGCTTCGCCGGGCAGGTCGCCCATGTCGGGGAAATCCGCCAACGCCATCGGCTCACCGAGGACGAATTCATCCGCATGGCGAACGAGCCGGGCACCGTGGTTCTGGATGCGCGCAGCGCGGAAAAATACGCGCAGCTGCACATCAAGGGCGCCAGGAATCTGAGCCTGCCCGACATCACCGCCGACGAGCTGGCCAGTATCCTGCCCGACAAATCGACCCGCGTGCTGATCTACTGCAACAACAACTTCCTCAATGCGCCCGGCGCGTTTCCGTCGAAAGCCGTGACTGCCTCGTTGAACATCTACACCTACAACGTGCTGCATAGTTATGGGTACGAGAACGTCTACGAACTCGGGCCGTTGTTCGATATCCATCAGGCCAAGATCGTTTTCGAAGGTACCGACGTGGGCCGGCAGTAA
- a CDS encoding MotA/TolQ/ExbB proton channel family protein, with protein MLELVKAGGWPMIPLLLLTVVGLAIIVERFWSLRRKVVLPPGLGEEVRAWAARGRLDPAHIDSLRRTSPLGELLAAALDVRNRSREEIRERVEDVGRHLVHRMERFLNTLGTIAAAGPLLGLFGTVVGMIQMFLGILDHGVGDVNQLAGGIGKALVCTATGMIVAVPALMFHRYFRGRIAEYIVAMEHEAIRLMDTLDARPGVPQDLPATMPMASASASAHAGTA; from the coding sequence GTGCTGGAATTGGTGAAGGCGGGCGGGTGGCCGATGATCCCGCTGCTGCTGCTGACGGTGGTGGGCCTGGCGATCATCGTCGAGCGTTTCTGGAGCCTGCGCCGCAAGGTCGTGCTGCCGCCCGGGTTGGGCGAAGAGGTACGGGCCTGGGCGGCGCGGGGCCGGCTGGATCCCGCCCACATCGATTCGCTGCGCCGCACCTCGCCGCTGGGCGAGCTGCTGGCCGCGGCGCTGGACGTGCGTAACCGCTCGCGCGAGGAGATCCGCGAACGCGTCGAGGACGTCGGCCGCCACCTGGTGCACCGGATGGAGCGCTTCCTCAACACGCTGGGCACGATCGCCGCGGCCGGACCGCTGCTGGGCCTGTTCGGCACCGTGGTCGGCATGATCCAGATGTTCCTGGGCATCCTCGACCACGGCGTCGGCGACGTGAACCAGCTGGCCGGCGGCATCGGCAAGGCGCTGGTGTGCACGGCCACGGGCATGATCGTGGCCGTGCCGGCGTTGATGTTCCACCGCTATTTCCGCGGCCGCATCGCCGAATACATCGTGGCGATGGAGCACGAGGCGATCCGGCTGATGGATACGCTCGATGCGCGCCCCGGGGTGCCGCAGGACCTGCCGGCAACGATGCCGATGGCGTCGGCCTCCGCTTCCGCGCACGCCGGCACGGCCTGA
- a CDS encoding ExbD/TolR family protein, translating into MRIRDHRADDEPEINLIPLIDVILVLIIFFVITTTFDTRSVLRLQLPQATGEPPKTPPNTLSVLVNADGRYFVQDREALRTDVESLKRTIVDVAGNDRDRPVLLRADGRTPHQAVVTAYDALGQLGFRQIMIATAPEPRR; encoded by the coding sequence ATGCGCATCCGCGACCACCGCGCCGACGACGAGCCCGAGATCAACCTGATCCCGTTGATCGACGTGATCCTGGTGCTGATCATCTTCTTCGTGATCACCACCACCTTCGACACGCGCTCGGTGCTGCGCTTGCAGCTGCCGCAGGCCACCGGCGAGCCGCCCAAGACGCCGCCCAATACGCTCAGCGTGCTGGTCAACGCCGACGGGCGCTATTTCGTCCAGGACCGCGAGGCGCTTCGCACCGACGTCGAGTCGCTCAAGCGCACCATCGTCGATGTCGCCGGCAACGACCGCGACCGTCCAGTGCTGTTGCGCGCCGACGGCCGCACGCCGCACCAGGCGGTGGTCACCGCTTACGACGCGCTCGGTCAATTGGGCTTTCGCCAAATCATGATCGCGACCGCGCCGGAGCCGCGCCGGTGA
- the msbA gene encoding lipid A export permease/ATP-binding protein MsbA, which produces MTEPAGPWPTYKRLLGYARPYRALLALAFVGMAIEAAAGAGFTALMKPIIDDTFDPKNTTIEWKLPLFIVGLFVARGIAGFVTDYSMARAGRSVSRDLRNLLLGKYLRLPGSRFDSETVPSMLTRLGGDTEQVAQAAVDALKVMLSQGLQVIAMFAVMVWTSPRVTLAILLLGPVLAFVMDKVGRRYRSINHRIQEGAAKMLQSAEQSLHGHQEVKIYGAQEAELKRYGDLVQHNLQLSLKVETTRSSASVLVQLMGAIGLAVLLLVAGHEAVQGRLTAGDFVRMMIAMMAIIPSLRQLTNVQSMLQRGVSSANRLFSVLDAPEEADTGTRKLDRAKGEIEFRNITARYAGQQEAALEDISFVARPGTVTAIVGRSGSGKTTLIRLIPRFYTAESGQILLDGHPIEEYPLADLRRQIALVSQGVMLFDDSVAANVAYGEMAGASGEELAAAIQGANAMEFVERLPQGADSPIGENGGRLSGGQRQRLAIARAMLKDAPILILDEATAALDNESERLVQDALQHLMPDRTTLVIAHRLSTIEHADQVLVLDRGRLVEQGTHSELIARGGVYARLHRMQFREPASADNAPDPA; this is translated from the coding sequence GTGACCGAACCGGCCGGTCCCTGGCCCACCTACAAGCGGCTGCTGGGCTACGCGCGGCCGTACCGGGCGCTGCTGGCGCTGGCCTTCGTCGGCATGGCGATCGAAGCGGCCGCGGGCGCCGGTTTTACGGCGTTGATGAAGCCGATCATCGACGACACTTTCGATCCCAAAAACACCACGATCGAGTGGAAGCTGCCGCTGTTCATCGTCGGCCTGTTCGTGGCGCGCGGCATCGCCGGTTTCGTCACCGACTACAGCATGGCGCGCGCCGGCCGCAGCGTGTCGCGCGACCTGCGCAATCTGCTGCTGGGCAAATACCTGCGCCTGCCGGGTTCGCGTTTCGACAGCGAAACGGTGCCGTCGATGCTGACCCGGCTCGGCGGCGACACCGAGCAGGTCGCGCAGGCGGCGGTCGATGCGTTGAAAGTCATGCTCAGCCAGGGCCTGCAGGTGATCGCGATGTTCGCGGTGATGGTGTGGACCAGTCCGCGGGTGACGCTGGCGATCCTGCTGCTGGGCCCGGTGCTGGCTTTCGTGATGGACAAGGTCGGGCGCCGCTACCGCAGCATCAACCATCGCATCCAGGAAGGCGCGGCCAAGATGCTGCAGAGCGCCGAGCAGTCGCTGCACGGCCATCAGGAAGTCAAGATATACGGTGCGCAGGAAGCCGAACTCAAACGTTACGGCGATCTTGTGCAGCACAATCTGCAGCTGAGCCTGAAAGTGGAGACTACGCGTTCGTCCGCTTCGGTGCTGGTGCAGCTGATGGGCGCGATCGGCCTGGCCGTGCTGTTGCTGGTGGCCGGGCACGAAGCGGTGCAGGGCCGTCTGACCGCCGGCGATTTCGTGCGGATGATGATCGCGATGATGGCGATCATCCCGTCGCTGCGGCAGCTGACCAACGTGCAGAGCATGCTGCAGCGCGGCGTTTCGTCGGCCAATCGCCTGTTTTCGGTGCTGGACGCGCCGGAAGAGGCCGACACCGGCACGCGCAAGCTCGATCGCGCCAAGGGCGAGATCGAATTCCGCAACATCACCGCGCGCTACGCCGGCCAGCAGGAAGCGGCGCTGGAAGACATCAGTTTCGTCGCGCGGCCCGGCACCGTGACGGCGATCGTCGGGCGTTCCGGCAGCGGCAAGACCACGCTGATCCGGCTGATTCCGCGCTTCTATACCGCCGAAAGCGGGCAGATCCTGCTCGACGGCCATCCGATCGAGGAATATCCGCTCGCCGACTTGCGCCGCCAGATCGCGCTCGTCAGCCAGGGCGTGATGCTGTTCGACGACAGCGTCGCCGCTAACGTCGCTTACGGCGAGATGGCCGGAGCCAGCGGCGAAGAGCTCGCCGCGGCGATCCAAGGCGCCAATGCGATGGAATTCGTCGAACGCCTGCCGCAGGGCGCCGATTCGCCGATCGGCGAGAACGGCGGGCGCCTGTCCGGCGGACAGCGCCAACGCCTGGCGATCGCGCGCGCGATGCTGAAGGACGCGCCGATCCTGATCCTGGACGAGGCCACGGCCGCGCTGGACAACGAATCCGAGCGCCTGGTGCAGGATGCGCTGCAGCATCTGATGCCGGACCGCACCACGCTGGTCATCGCCCATCGTTTGTCGACCATCGAGCACGCCGACCAGGTGCTGGTGCTCGACCGCGGCCGCCTGGTGGAGCAGGGCACGCACAGCGAGTTGATCGCGCGCGGCGGCGTGTACGCGCGCTTGCACCGCATGCAGTTCCGCGAGCCCGCGAGCGCGGACAACGCGCCGGATCCGGCATGA
- the lpxK gene encoding tetraacyldisaccharide 4'-kinase: MSGSARQPPAWWYDGSTPPLHARLASGLFSVLASSRRALFRKGWRRRVRVGAPVVVIGNLTAGGTGKTPLAIALVERLAAAGRKPGVVSRGYGRADESKPVWVERDTDAAVAGDEPVLIARRCGIPVRVDRDRVAGARALVAAGCDVVVCDDGLQHYRLARDVEVEVIDGARRYGNARLLPAGPMREPPERGAECDFRVVNGGDTGFGEWPMRLHSDQVQPLLGGRARPLAGFAGQRVHAVAGIGNPERFFAMLRGHGIAVVPHAFPDHHRYVAEDFSFGSDLPVLMTEKDAVKCAAFATERYFRVPVTAELPEAFWIALLDRLHKPGR, from the coding sequence ATGAGCGGCAGCGCGCGGCAACCGCCGGCGTGGTGGTACGACGGCAGCACGCCGCCGCTGCACGCCCGTCTGGCTTCCGGATTGTTCTCCGTGTTGGCGTCGTCGCGTCGCGCGCTGTTCCGCAAGGGGTGGCGTCGCCGCGTGCGGGTCGGCGCGCCTGTGGTGGTGATCGGCAACCTCACCGCCGGCGGCACCGGCAAGACGCCGCTGGCGATCGCGCTGGTGGAGCGCCTGGCCGCTGCCGGCCGCAAGCCCGGCGTGGTCAGTCGCGGTTACGGCCGCGCGGACGAATCGAAGCCCGTATGGGTGGAGCGCGATACCGACGCGGCCGTCGCCGGCGACGAACCGGTGCTGATCGCGCGCCGCTGCGGCATCCCGGTGCGCGTCGATCGCGACCGCGTCGCCGGCGCCCGTGCGCTGGTCGCAGCCGGCTGCGACGTCGTCGTCTGCGACGACGGCCTGCAGCATTACCGGCTGGCGCGCGACGTGGAAGTCGAAGTGATCGACGGCGCGCGCCGTTACGGCAACGCCCGCCTGCTGCCGGCCGGACCGATGCGCGAGCCGCCCGAGCGCGGCGCGGAGTGCGATTTCCGCGTGGTCAACGGCGGCGACACCGGCTTCGGCGAATGGCCCATGCGCTTGCATTCCGACCAGGTGCAACCCCTGCTCGGCGGCCGCGCGCGGCCGTTGGCGGGATTCGCCGGGCAGCGCGTGCATGCGGTGGCTGGTATCGGCAACCCCGAGCGTTTCTTCGCGATGCTGCGCGGCCACGGCATCGCCGTGGTGCCGCACGCGTTTCCGGATCATCATCGCTATGTGGCCGAGGATTTCAGCTTCGGCAGCGATCTGCCGGTGCTGATGACCGAAAAGGATGCCGTGAAGTGCGCGGCATTCGCCACCGAGCGTTATTTCCGCGTGCCCGTAACGGCAGAGTTGCCTGAAGCGTTTTGGATCGCGTTGTTGGACAGGTTGCACAAGCCCGGCCGGTAA
- the kdsB gene encoding 3-deoxy-manno-octulosonate cytidylyltransferase encodes MPTNPDFIVAIPARYAASRLPGKPLRLLGGEPLVVHVARRALAAGAREVWVAADDNRIAQALRETDVRVAMTSPGHVSGTDRLAECAQIAGWSDDTLVVNLQGDEPFAPAAGIRAVAELLQSSAAAMATLAAPIQDAETLFDPNAVKLVRSDSGDALYFSRAPIPWPRDAFAKDRSRLPGNADGEPEWLRHIGIYAYRAGFLRRFAAMPPGRLERLESLEQLRVLEAGHRIAVAITPEPFPPGVDTPEDLARAEATLSGAG; translated from the coding sequence ATGCCAACTAATCCAGACTTCATCGTCGCCATTCCCGCCCGTTACGCCGCCAGCCGTTTGCCGGGGAAGCCGCTGCGGCTGCTCGGCGGCGAGCCGCTGGTAGTGCACGTAGCGCGCCGTGCGCTGGCCGCCGGCGCGCGAGAGGTCTGGGTGGCGGCGGACGACAATCGCATCGCGCAAGCGCTGCGGGAGACGGACGTACGCGTGGCGATGACGTCGCCTGGGCATGTTTCCGGCACGGACCGGCTCGCCGAATGCGCGCAGATCGCCGGTTGGAGCGACGACACCCTCGTCGTGAATCTGCAGGGCGACGAGCCTTTCGCGCCGGCTGCGGGCATCCGCGCCGTCGCGGAATTGTTGCAGAGCTCCGCTGCCGCGATGGCGACGCTCGCCGCTCCGATCCAGGACGCGGAAACCCTGTTCGATCCGAACGCGGTGAAGCTGGTGCGTTCCGATAGCGGCGATGCGCTGTATTTCAGCCGTGCGCCGATTCCATGGCCGCGCGACGCCTTCGCCAAAGACCGCAGCCGCCTGCCGGGGAATGCCGACGGAGAGCCGGAATGGTTGCGCCACATCGGCATTTACGCCTACCGCGCGGGTTTCCTGCGCCGGTTTGCGGCGATGCCGCCCGGACGCCTCGAGCGGCTCGAATCGCTCGAGCAGCTGCGGGTCCTGGAAGCCGGCCACCGGATTGCGGTCGCGATCACGCCCGAACCGTTCCCGCCCGGCGTCGACACGCCCGAAGACCTGGCCCGCGCCGAGGCGACGCTGTCCGGAGCGGGTTGA
- a CDS encoding low molecular weight protein-tyrosine-phosphatase — protein sequence MRVLMVCLGNICRSPMAEGWLRSRIARTPALAGRIEVDSAGLGDWHVGGPPDPRAIATAAAHGIDISGQRARQVQPSDFRADSLILCADASVLQQVQRRCGTAAALGIERMLVWAGLPPPFDLADPYQGGPADFQAVWDRIDAAGERMIGRLQRELGA from the coding sequence ATGCGCGTTCTGATGGTGTGCCTGGGCAACATCTGCCGCTCGCCGATGGCCGAGGGCTGGTTGCGATCGCGCATCGCGCGGACGCCGGCGCTGGCGGGGCGGATCGAAGTCGATTCGGCCGGCCTTGGCGACTGGCACGTGGGCGGCCCGCCCGATCCGCGCGCCATCGCCACTGCCGCTGCGCACGGCATCGACATTTCCGGCCAGCGCGCACGGCAGGTGCAACCGTCCGATTTCCGTGCCGACAGCCTGATCCTGTGCGCCGATGCGAGCGTGTTGCAGCAGGTGCAGCGGCGTTGCGGCACGGCCGCCGCACTGGGCATCGAACGGATGCTGGTATGGGCAGGCCTGCCGCCGCCGTTCGACCTGGCCGATCCCTACCAGGGCGGCCCCGCCGACTTCCAAGCCGTCTGGGATCGGATCGACGCGGCCGGGGAGCGGATGATCGGACGCCTGCAACGGGAGCTTGGCGCATAA